In Acomys russatus chromosome 16, mAcoRus1.1, whole genome shotgun sequence, the DNA window GAGTACTTCtgttttcttgctattatgaattcAAATTCTGGGTGTACATAAGTTTGGGGGCTGAAAACTAATGTGGGCAGTTCATAGCAAGGTACTGGGCCCTCCCTGCAGCGCTTCGAGGCTCCATATACTCAGCTGAGTTGCTGCTTTCACACTCCACTACCTTGACCGTATTTGCTGGTTTCTCTAAAGTACTTAGAAACCACCTGTTTCCAGCATCACTTCGAGGACTCTGGTCCTTCTGGAGCTGCGGTGCCCAGCCTAGCTCCTGTGTAAACTTTGTGTCGTTTCTGGTGGGGTAACAAATACTTAAGTGCCTGTCCCGCAGTCCAGTAGAGGCTGTTTGCTGACCTTGTTGTCTTTCACCTCTGGAGTGCCTGGCAGCCAAGTCCAAAGGGGTGGAGCCTGGGTCAGGCGCTATGGGGAGGGCTTGCCTAAAGTGACCACTTACAGCCCTGGTCCTCAGCTCTTGGCTACCTGCCTGgaacttggctgtcctgtgtcCAGTGACCTTGTAGGTGTACCAGAACAGGGCTCAAGGACCCCAGGGCACTCTCCCACCCAGGGCCCTTTTCCCTGTTTGCTCCTCCCTTGTCGCTTCTACCCCGCCCCTTAGGGCCCTAAACTTCCTGGGCCAGAACTGTTTGGCTTTTTCCTGCCCCAGTTGAGGGTAGGGGTGGCCTTTGGCCTTAAGAAAAATGGAGCCCAGGAGGGCAGCGCCGGGACCACCCAGCCAGGGCTCTGCCGTGGGCGCGGGGTCAGCTGCAGAGCTCGTGTACCATCTAGCTGGGGCTCTGGGTACTGAGCTACAGGAGCTGGCACGCCGTTTCGGACCCGACGCGGCGGCTGGGCTCGTGCCACTAGTAGTGCGAGCGCTGGAGCTCTTGGAAAAGGCCGCCGTGGGGCCGGCTCCGGACTCGGTGAGTCGCCGGCTCCTCCTTTCGCCCAAGGCAGCTGGCAGGCCCTAACCCTGAGACCCCTGGCTCCCCCAGCTGCAGGTGTCTGCACAGCAGGCCGAGCTGGAGCTGCGGCGGCTGAGCGAGGAGAACCGGCGCCTCCGCCAGGAGCTAGGCTCCGGGCCGCAGGGTGAGTGCGGGTCCCGCCGCAGCACAGCGATCTGGGGGCACCCCGGGGTCTGCGCACCCTAGAGACCGGTGGTGCTAAGAACACCCTTTCCTCAGAGGAGCGCGCGCTGCTGCGACAGCTCAAGGAGGTGACTGACAGACAGCGGGACGAGCTGCGGGCGCACAGCCGAGAACTGCTGCGCCGGAGCCAAGAGACTGAGGCGGTGAGGGCGGGGCCGGACGGAAgcgcggggtggggcggggccgcGGCGGGCCTGGAGCCCCGCCCACTAGTTCtctcgccccacccccagcttcaggAGCAGCTGCAGCGCCTCCTGCTGGTCAACTCTGAGCTGCGGCACAAGCTGGCGGCAGTGCAGACCCAACTGAGAGCGGCACAGGACCGGGAGAGGGAGCGCCAACTAAATCGGAATGGTTCCCGCCAGCTGGCTGAAGAACAGAGGCTGGATGACCCGGTGAGAGCCGGAGTGGAGTCAGGATACATCCTAGAGCTCACAGAACCCAGCACTTGGTGGGCGCGGCCTTGGTGTGCCATGTAGGATAAAAGGTCCTAGCAGACAATTCCCCTAACATTATTGTGAGCTCTGGGACTTAGGGGAGAGCTAAGAGAGACTGCTCTCTGACCATACCTGACCTTGCGCAGGCGGATGCTCAGGAACAGCCAGCGTACCCTCCAGAGGCTGTTCAGTGTGGCTTCAGCCGGGAGGAGGTTGACCAGCTTCTTCAGGAGAGGAACGAGCTCAAAGCCAACGTTTTCTTGCTCAAGGAGGAGTTGGCCTACTTCCAGCGGTGAGGAGCCAGAAGCCAGGACGCCTGTTTCTGGGCCACAGGTCACCCCACCTTGTTCTTTGGATCATTTATAGATCAGCAGTGACATTTGCCAGTGTCCTGCTCCAGACTGGGGAAAAAGTAAATCCCATAACCCCTGCCCTTCTGGACCCTCCTTCAAACAGGGCAGCACCAAAGGTCATCAAGGCAGGAGGTCGGCGGAGGTTTCCTCAGGAGGGGCCGTCTAAGCTCAGTTCAGAGCTGTAGGCAATATAGAGCCTTCGGGTGTTGCCAGGGGAAACAGTGAGCAGAGCTCAACTTCTGTTGGCATTCACACTTTgtgcccccctcccaccctcctctttAGAGAGCTGCTCACAGACCACCGGGTCCCTGGGCTTCTCCTTGAAGCCATGAAGGTGGCAGTCAAAAAACAGCGGAGGAAGATCAAGGCCAAGATGTTGGGAACgccagaggaagcagagagcaggtgAGATCCTGCCTCCATACCCATGGACCAATCCCTTTGGCCTGTGGCACCCAGTGACCCAGCTTAGCCATGCCCTGAGCTCACTGAGCCTGCTGTGCAGCTGTCATCCTGCCGCCTGGAACCCACTGCTCCTAGTTGCCTTGGCTGCTGGGCATCCTGCTGAAGAAATTACTGATGCTGCGTCTGCCCATTCATATGTCCTTCCTTGGCTGCGTCTCTTTACCGAAGGAAGCTGTGCAGCCTTGTGAGGGGCTGTTGTCTGCCTCCAGATGTCCTGTATCCCCTCAGTGTCCCCTCCCCAGTCCTGAGGCCATAGTATCCCCTTAGGCCCTGTTATACGGCccttacatttctttattttagtgaTGATGACGatggctcctggctcctgctcTCCAATGACAAGGAAGATGTTTCCCTAGTTCCTGAATCCAGAATCCGGAATTTGTAtgttggaggaagggaggggaggggaggggaggagggtgaagGCGGGGCCGGTTTAGCTCTTCTCCACTCTTCCCTTCTGCTCCACTGCCTTTCACACTGCTACCTCCCGCTTCTGTGCTCCTGCGTGTGCCTTCAGGTCCCTGTGACTTGTGCTGTCCTTTCCCCAAAGCCTCcttttcacctctctctctctctctcccctcagccCACATCCTTGACATCTCCGTCTTCCTGGCTCAATGCGCCTCTCTTGGCTCTCCTTCCAGCTTTGGCTTATGGTATCGCGGCGAAACTGGGGGtcctgaagcagagaccagcaaCACAGCTCCCAGCAggccacaggaaggagaagagactCCACAGCACTCCTCCCTGGCACCTGTGGTCAGCCTTCCAGCCCCCAACTCCTGATAGGTCATCCTCAGCTTTCAGTGACCGGCGTGGTCTGAGGGCTTCAGCTACACAAGAGGCCCTAATTTTGTGTTCTGGCTGTGGATAGAGGTGTGACATCAAACAAGGATGAGGCTCCCCTCTGTGCCTAGCCTGCTCTAGGCATGATGGGAGTTTTCAGCATGCCTCCCTTTCTTGACATCTCTGTACCACACTTCAGAGCTAGAGGTAAAGATGTCTCTGAGCTCCGCTTTCCCCGTTGTGCCACGgagggctgcctgcctgcctccctaagGCTCCTGCAGGTGACCAGTGCAATAAATATCCATAATACCCCTAAAACTGCTCACGGTCTGTCTGTCAGTGGTCTGTGCTACCTCCCAGCCCTGCTAGGAACTGAGGCCTGGTGACGGTTCATTACAAGGTCTCCTTGGCTCCTCACTGGAAATGAGGAGAGTCTATTTTGGGAGTATGGCCCCCCCACCCCTTTGGCTGTCTCCAGTACTTAGAGACCCTGTGGCTTCAGTCCTTTTTGGTTCCTTCCAGGCTAAGCCCACTCAGTTTCCACCATCAGCCTTatgttctctttcatttctggTGCTAAGCTGCCTGCCCTCTCAGGGATGTGCCTCACTGCTGCCCGCCCTctgttctggcttcctcaggaaaagccttgggaggaagcagggagggggtTGGGAGCTGTGGGAACCAGATTGAACCAGGCCCTCCTTACTACGCTGGCCGCCATGGGACTAGGGCTgctgttcttgctgctgctgctgctgctgctctggacTCGGGGGACCCAGGGATCCCCATTGGATCCAACTGGCCAGCACGTCTGTATAGGCAGCAGGTGGGTCTTGTGGGAATCTAACTGATAGAGATGGCTTCCGCCTCACGTGGAGTGATTTTGGAGAAGAAAGAGGTGGCTGGGAGGTCATGGGTCTGAAGGAAGGGGGCTGTGAGAGGCAGCAGTGCAGATGATAGCTGGCCGGGACGGATGATGGGAAGGTcagggaaggagcagagaggagTTGGGAACGTGGACACTGTGACTGGTGGGCCGTGACACCAAggctagatttccaaagtggagtGGGGGAGACTCCCACATCGCAGCCAGCATTAGCAGCCCATGCTATGGGACCTGCTGTCCCCTTTCTGACCCACAGTCCCTCTGAGATCCAGTGCTGTCCAGgctggaggcagaaagaccaaGATTGCACCATCCGTGAGTAGCCAGGACAGTCCCCCTAGCCAAGGAAAAGGAAGGCTATGACCCAATGACGACCCTACCCACTCCATGTtccctcctgagccctgggaccAGTGTCTACCCTATGATACCTTACCCGTCTTGGGCACTAAGAGGATGGCTTTAAGGGAACAGAGTCCCAGGAGTGGGTGAGAGGGCCAGGGGTACCCCTTACTTGTTTGGGACCCAGTCTTTTCTAGCTGGGGCGGGGATGTTTTCCAGCCATCTGTGAGGGACCCGATGCCTGCAGGAAAGATGAGGTGTGCGTGAAGCCAGGCCTGTGTCGATGTAAACCAGGATTCTTCGGAGCCCAGTGCAGCTCCCGTGAGTTTCAGTGGCTGGGTGAAGTTGCCGGGTAGACCTGGGTAAGGAACAGGAAGTAAACAGAGCAAGGAGACGTGTCAACCTAGAACGGTCCGGTCAGAAATCCCCTAAGctttgctgagaaaaaaaaaaaaaaaggctcagaaATGAGAAATGATACTGGAAAATGCCCTGGGTGGTGGTTAGCTTTAACCCACAAAGCCCTGcttatcaggggctggagagatggctcagaggttaagagcactgcctgctcttccgaaaggtcctgacttcaattcccagcaaccacatgatggctcacaaccatctaagatgaaatctggtgctttcttctggcctgcaggtgttacatgtaggcagaatactgtattctaaataaataaatctttaaaaaaaaaagccctgcttATCTGGCACCTTTACTTTTAACTTCTCAGTAAGGACAAATAAAGAGCCTGTGAGCTCTCCTCATTCCTCATACTTGGATGATGGGTAGGAGGAGCCTGGAACCAGGCTCTCCAGAAAGGGGTGGGTGGCAGGCACTAAGAGTCCCTGGGTCGGGAGGAGACCTATGTAGCTTCCTGTTCCCTGCCCCTGTAAGCATCTTCTACCTAAAACCCAGGTGCCAGTAATGGCCAAGGGCAGGGTGACACCTTagcagggagagggaagggacatGAATGAAGTCCCATCCACCTGAAAGACTGAGTGTGTCACTGTCGAACTCAAGATCTGTGCTTTGGAATGTGAAGTGGAGGCCAAGCCAAGGCGAAGGGTTTTGTCATCCGAATCTGGGGCCGGAAATGAGCCGAGTCCCCGGAGGAGAGGCTGCCAGCTGTTCTCAGGGTCTGTCCTTGGCTCTTGAAGAACAGACCGTATCTTCTTCCTTTAGGAAGGGACAGGGCATGGACCCGTGCCCAGTCCTGAACTCACTCATCTCCCATTTCCTAACCTCACAGGCTGTCCAGGCCAGTACTGGGGCCCCGACTGCCGTGAGGCCTGCAAGTGTCACCCACGAGGCCAGTGTGACCCGGCCACGGGTGTGTGCCAGTGCCAATCCAGCTACTGGGGTAAGCTCTGTGAGTCCACCTGCAACTGCGGCCCCCACGGACGGTGTGACTCAAAGACGGGCTTGTGTCACTGTGACCCTGGCTGGTGGTCATCTACGTGTCGTCGCCCATGCCAGTGCAACCCAGCAGCGCGCTGTGACCAGGCCACCGGAGCCTGTGTATGCCCGACGGGCTGGTGGGGCCGCCGCTGCAGCTTCAGTTGCACGTGCCACACCTCGCCCTGCATGCAGGACTCTGGCCGCTGTATCTGCCTGGAAGGCTGGTGGGGTCCAGAGTGTAGTCGTAGGTGCCAGTGTGTGCGAGGCCAATGCAGCGTCACTTCTGGCCACTGCTCCTGCCCTCCCGGCTTCCGTGGAGCCTTCTGCGAGCTGTCCTGCAACCCTGGCCGTTATGGAGCGCAGTGCAGAGAAAGGTAAGCCAGCAGTCGGGTAAGGGGAGCTGCAGGAAGCGGGGAGGTATCTCAGGCaatctccaaaatatatacaaggcaggagtgggggggggacCACTTTATACATCTAGGTGTGTTCATACCTACTTCTCTCAGCCCGTTAATATTAAAAAGTACAAACCagtgagctggagagacagctcagtagttaagacttCACtgtattgctctttcagaggacctgagtggcGTTCTTAGTACCTGTATCTGAGCTGGCCCTGCTGGCAcaagcccttaatcccagcactcaggaggcagaggcaggcagatcgctgtgagttcaaggccagcctggtctacaaaatgagtccaggacagccaaggctacacagagaaatcctgtatcaagaaacaacaacaaagtcgggcatggtggcgcacgcctttaatcccagcactcgggaggcagaggcaggcggatcgctgtgagttcgaggccagcctggtctacaaagtgagtccaggatggccaaggctacacagagaaaccctgtctcgaaaaaccaaaaaaaaaaaaaaaaaaaagaaacaacaacaaaaaaagtaccCACATCTGTTGCCCTCTGCTAGCTGGTAAATGCACTCATATCCCCACATAGATGTACATATaaagatacatatatgtatgtatgcataaatatatttttctgagcatagtagcacatgctgttaatcccagctctggtgagaagaggcagatgggtctctgagtttgaggccagcctgctttacatagTTCCAGGATGTTCAGAACTACGTagtgaaccctgtctcaaaatacatgtgtgtagcctggtgtggtggcacgcgcctgtaatcccagcactcgggaggcagaggcaggtggatctctgtgagttcgaggccagcctggtctacaaagtgagtccaggacagccagggctacacagagaaaccctgtcttgggaaagaaagaaagaaagaaagaaagaaagaaagaaagaaagaaaagaatgtactgtcatttttgttttctgcttccttccttccttcctttggtttggtttcagtGTGCGTTCCAATCTCATGTGgattaggctgacctcaaactcctgatcctcctgcctccacctcccaagtgctgggactacgggcatgtaccaccacagcctgcccctcttcttcccttttctttgatattttagagacggggtctcactctgtagccccagcaggtctggaactcactatataactcAGGCCATCTTCCTATCTCTGCATCCAAGCACTAAGATTTCAggtccggggctggagagatggctcagtggttaagagcactacctgctcttccaaaggacccgggttcaagtcccagcacccacatggcagctcacaactgtctgtaactccaagatctgacacccccacaccaactcacataaactaaaattaaataaaatattaaaaaaaaaaaaaaaagatttcaggtCCAAGCTGCCACTCCCAGCTTgtagttcccaccctcccccttcACTCCCCaactccccaaccataaaattattttcattgctacttcataaacataatttttctactgttatgaatcataactaaatatctgatatgcaggatgtctgatctgtgacccttgtgaaagggccCTTTGATCCCCGCAGAAGGGTGGTGACCACAGGCTGAGGGTCACTGCTCTACAAAGACAAATGTTGTTAACTATTGAGTCATTTCTCGAACACCTATGtatttctgactttctttttgttttgtttgttttttgagacagggtttctctgtgtagccctggttgtcctagaactaactatgtagaccatgctggccttgaaccttaatctctgagccatctctctagccccctaaataaatatattcatataccttaaaaagaaagaaagagtgaggggggtagggagaaagaaaaagaaaagacaaggtttctattGGCTGCCAAGGCTGTACCGTGTGTGTATGTTCAGGAAAAATGACTCTGTAGACTTTCCCGTTATAGTTAAATTcatataccttaaaaaaaaaaaaaaaaaatcagggtctctctctgttgcccaggctagtctcacaGTCTCCTAAGCAGACCCTAATGTGACTTGTGTCTCTGCCCATGGCCACTTGTTCCCAACCTCAGAGACTGTGGGCtggaaaacagaacagagagcaGGGAAGAAGACGCTGGGTGGGAGGAAGCTAGGATGAGAGCGGATTGGGCTTCTCTAGTTGGACTGGTAGCTCCTGGCATCCTTTAGGAAGCCAGGGAAGGACTGAGTCTTAGAGAAGAGAGTCAGGCTTACGATGGATGCCTGACTCCTCAGAGGTCACCTATCCAAACTTTCCAAGGTACAAcgcagagaaactgaggcttcgGCCTGAGTGGTCGGTCCGTCGGGGACCTGGATTTCTCTAGCGCCCCGAGGTCTGAGTGGACAGTGTGGGCAGTTCACAGGTTGGAACGTATGGCACTTAGTGTAGCCCCAGTGCTCCCACGAACCCCTTTTCTTGTCAGCTGTGGCCACTGTGCGCAGAATACAACGTGCTCTCCAGTCACGGGCAACTGCGAGTCCTGCAAGGCGGGCTGGAATGGGACTCAGTGCAAGCAGCCGTGTCCTCCGGGAACTTTCGGTGAGAGGTGCGGCGAGCAGTGCCCCCGCTGCTGGCTAGGGGAGCCCTGTCACACAGAAACTGGACACTGCCAGCGCTGTGACCCCGGTTGGCGAGGGCAGAGGTAAGACACTGCCTTGCCCAGAACTCGGGGATTCTCCTAACCCCCTCTCAGCTGCACTTTCAGGGAGAGCTTCGGCTTTTACAAAGCTTAAGGACCACTTCCTGGCCAGGCTGAGGGGGCTGAGAAGGTTCTGAGGGGGCTCTGGAAAGCGTGTACATCTAGCCGCTTCCTCCCTGGTCCTTTGCCTCTCCCTTCAGGGACCTGTAGTTTGTCACCCACTTTGGTTCAGCTCCTGCTTAAAGGCCATGTACTGGAGCTCTGCTACAGGAGACTAGCCCTTTTAGGACCCCATGTCCGGGGACGTGGGAGAGGCTGTAGggtcctcctgtcctcccagtcctGAGCTTTGCTTCCTCTCTGTGGCCCCAGGTGTGAGAACCCTTGTCCCCTCGGTACTTTTGGGGAGGGCTGCAGCTCTGCCTGCCCCGCCTGTGTTCAGGGGACCTGTGATGCGGTGACAGGAgactgtgtgtgcagtgctggctACTGGGGCATCAGGTAAGAATTAGGCCGTGGGAACAGCGGGTGATGAGAGATGAGGTCAGACCTCTGTGTAATGTTTCCTAAATTTTCCTCACTGAGCCTCTCTACTTCCCAAAAACCCGCTCTCCCACCCTGTAACTAAGAAGTTAGTGGCATCTTCTGAGGAAAGTCTGAGATTAATCTAAAAGGACTAAAAAATAAAcgaagttttttgttttctttctttttcttctttctttgtgtgtgtgtgttttgttttgttttgttttgtttgagacaaggtttctctgtgtagccttggctgtcctggacccactttgtagaccaggctggtctggatctcacagacatccgcctgcctctgcctcctgagtgctaagattaaaggcgtgtgctaccacgcccagctgggttttttaattttttttaatgttatatgaggtttattaaatgagcataagggagaaggaaagggggaggggtaccacagagacagacagccgGACACAGAGACAGCCGGACACAGAGACAGccggacacagagacagacagagacagagacagacggacacagagacagacggacacaGAGACAGCCGGACATAGAGACAgctggacacagagacagacagagacagagacagacggacacagagacagacggacacagagacagacggacacagagacagacagagacagagacagacgggcacagagacagacagacacagagacagacagacacagagacagccggacacagagacagctggacacagagacagacagagacagagacagacggacacagagacagacggacacagagacagacagagacagagacagacggacacagagacagacggacacagagacagacagagacagagacagccggacacagagacagccagacacagagacagacagagacagagacagacggacacagagacagacagacacagagacagacagagacagagacagacggacacagagacagacagacacagagacagacggacacagagacagccggacacagagacagccagacacagagacagacagagacagagacagacggacacagagacagacagacacagagacagacagagacagagacagacggacacagagacagacagacacagacagacggacacagaGAACAGCCGGACACAGAgacaagccagacacagagacagacagagacagagacagacggacacagagacagacagacacagagacagacggacacagagacagacggacacagagacagacagacacagagacagacggacacagagacaggaagaggaagaaaaagaagaaggagagagaactgttttgggggggttgtttttgtttttgtttgtttgttttttgagacagggtctttctgtgttagccttggctgtcctagactcactttgtagaccaggctggcctcgaactcacagcgatccgcctgcttctgcctcctgagtgctggaattacaagtgtgcgccaccacgcccggctctgttttttgttttttaaggaaataaaaaataaaaagattttttaaagggcaaaaaatatcaggagaaaaagaggagggtggtggtggctcattcATATGAGGACTTTACTTAGGAGTGGGACCCAGACCCCACTGTTGTTTCTCAAGTTCTTtggccagaggtcctgagttcaaatcccagcgaccacacggaggctcacaaccatctagaataggatctagtgtcctcttctggcctgcaggtgtatatgcaggcagaacactgcataataaataaacacatagccgggcgtggtagcacacgcctttaatcccagcactggggaggcagaggcaggtggatggatctctgtgagttcaaggccagcctggtctacaaagtgagtccaggacagccaagattacacggagaaaccctgtctcaaaaaactaaaaataaataaataaataaatatataagtaaatcttttttagaaGTTAGAGGGGTCTTCTGACAGGGTGTGGGGACAGTATCCAGAAATCTGCTTTACCTTCCCCTCTGTGGCGCCTTCAGTCGGCCTGTCTGTTACGTATCCCTAGCTGCAATAGTTCCTGCCCATCTGGCTTCCATGGAAACAACTGCTCTACCCCCTGCCAATGCCCAGAGGGGCTCTGCCACCCTGTGTCTGGGGCCTGCCTGCTGGGTAAGTAGAGAGAGGACGAGGAGACACTTGGTCATTCCTGTGGGCCACAGGGATGGATGGGAACACTTCAGAGATGGGATCCTCAAAGGCCATGGATATGTGGCTGCCTCCTGTGTTTGTAGGCCATGGTGGTAAAAACGCGCTCATCGTGGGCATCCCTGGtacctctgctgctgcttctcatgGGCATCATCTGCTGTGCCTACTGCTGCTCAGCTACCCGACTGGACCCCAAGGACAGGTAAACACGGCCATTATGTGTGTTCCTTTGGGGCTGGGGACAGGCTGAACACGTCACTCTTCAGGTAGAGATGCTTGGCACAGACTGAAGCCACTAGTCTTCCTTAAGAGCCTTTGACAAGCCGGgtggtgctggcacatgcctttaatcccggcactcagaggcaggtggatcactgtgagttcgaggccagcctggtctacaaagcaagtccaggatagccaaggctacacagagagaccctgtattgtaagacaaaaaaaaaacaaaaaaaaaacaaaaaaaaaacaaaaaaacagcctttGACAAGAAGTGTCTGAGTCACATGAACAGGAGCAGGGTGTGCTGGGTGG includes these proteins:
- the Rilp gene encoding rab-interacting lysosomal protein, with the protein product MEPRRAAPGPPSQGSAVGAGSAAELVYHLAGALGTELQELARRFGPDAAAGLVPLVVRALELLEKAAVGPAPDSLQVSAQQAELELRRLSEENRRLRQELGSGPQEERALLRQLKEVTDRQRDELRAHSRELLRRSQETEALQEQLQRLLLVNSELRHKLAAVQTQLRAAQDRERERQLNRNGSRQLAEEQRLDDPADAQEQPAYPPEAVQCGFSREEVDQLLQERNELKANVFLLKEELAYFQRELLTDHRVPGLLLEAMKVAVKKQRRKIKAKMLGTPEEAESSDDDDGSWLLLSNDKEDVSLVPESRIRNFFGLWYRGETGGPEAETSNTAPSRPQEGEETPQHSSLAPVVSLPAPNS
- the Scarf1 gene encoding LOW QUALITY PROTEIN: scavenger receptor class F member 1 (The sequence of the model RefSeq protein was modified relative to this genomic sequence to represent the inferred CDS: deleted 1 base in 1 codon) codes for the protein MGLGLLFLLLLLLLLWTRGTQGSPLDPTGQHVCIGSSPSEIQCCPGWRQKDQDCTIPICEGPDACRKDEVCVKPGLCRCKPGFFGAQCSSRCPGQYWGPDCREACKCHPRGQCDPATGVCQCQSSYWGKLCESTCNCGPHGRCDSKTGLCHCDPGWWSSTCRRPCQCNPAARCDQATGACVCPTGWWGRRCSFSCTCHTSPCMQDSGRCICLEGWWGPECSRRCQCVRGQCSVTSGHCSCPPGFRGAFCELSCNPGRYGAQCRESCGHCAQNTTCSPVTGNCESCKAGWNGTQCKQPCPPGTFGERCGEQCPRCWLGEPCHTETGHCQRCDPGWRGQRCENPCPLGTFGEGCSSACPACVQGTCDAVTGDCVCSAGYWGISCNSSCPSGFHGNNCSTPCQCPEGLCHPVSGACLLGHGGKNALIVGILVPLLLLLMGIICCAYCCSATRLDPKDRPERNGTALFRMKQQVWGALTSLGSALPCGSLSNYKLPWVTVSHHDPEVPFNHSFIEPPSAGWASDDSFSSDPDSGDEGDAHEYFMPPQEEMVPVTREEPPAASLPGGPFPPPEDASTPFPIPRTSSLARAKRPSVSFAEGTKFAPQNGRNSGDLSSPVRKPKRLSRGAHSRPEGQEAEESASPEQANAQEDVPTPASPGGDAATSPQHPPGSQTVAECVESTDGSVQESSDSVATIYMLAGTPQKPDSPVWSVFRRLGNCQKDQAAPKVKSAIPKPLRRSLGRNLGSTGLPQSSGSAPGATLSAATESTAIRPEEASKGLGDGTESLGTVQEPVAANSSPEQGSPKQAEEKEQGEPLYENVVPMSGPPQH